In a single window of the Littorina saxatilis isolate snail1 linkage group LG3, US_GU_Lsax_2.0, whole genome shotgun sequence genome:
- the LOC138961294 gene encoding uncharacterized protein: MELPTREVLVAFCVMLMAPALQLSPVLQLPSHANRLAHGRSNGHHGQVSQSHTSLLRHKAGDSPLLRHNAGGLSLLRHNGFSSGTGIQRFANESSPNAKHLTDSVKQNASQKTGASANLSHSDFDFLEQGDVHNVTINDTDNGKHDSLDIAKSDVTQDMKLNVIYGAKNTNTTPTENNHISKRHSGSEFTTHVGASLDSSDILRSKRSFQIANDNEISQDTDRLKKLKMMYLESWLKENAPKDEMDNRLNTFLYKDDSDVNVENAVSDTLSSPNSLDHWTAPAARKHEEELTSKVYRNLLGAMQTETAYEHTYLVQLKARTMAQFAKQRLTLLRSVISPRESSLQDDKPLTNVWDDEVSENKVEASFAHGRSSDGSPGRDARVEVNVKVPMDDLPQPHRWRDSPEKEQGRDSPIVLQRRPGTAFSPYIVILMSVSDCI; this comes from the exons ATGGAGCTGCCTACACGAGAGGTGTTAGTGGCATTCTGTGTGATGTTAATGGCCCCCGCTCTTCAGCTATCTCCAGTACTTCAGCTGCCCTCCCACGCCAATCGCCTCGCACACGGGAGGTCAAACGGTCACCACGGACAAGTGTCTCAATCTCACACGTCACTGTTGCGTCATAAGGCAGGGGATTCCCCACTGTTGCGTCATAACGCAGGGGGCTTATCACTGTTGCGTCACAACGGCTTTAGTTCTGGGACAGGAATACAAAGATTTGCAAACGAAAGTTCGCCAAATGCAAAACATCTCACAGACTCTGTTAAACAAAACGCAAGCCAGAAAACTGGTGCAAGTGCTAATCTTAGCCACTCAGATTTTGATTTCCTGGAACAGGGTGACGTACATAACGTCACGATTAATGACACAGACAATGGGAAACACGATAGCCTTGACATTGCGAAGTCTGACGTTACCCAAGACATGAAACTCAATGTCATTTATGGCGCGAAAAATACGAACACCACTCCTACCGAAAATAACCATATCTCAAAGAGACACTCTGGCTCGGAATTTACCACCCACGTAGGTGCTAGCTTGGACAGCTCTGATATACTCAGATCAAAAAGAAGCTTCCAAATTGCTAACGATAACGAAATATCACAAGATACAGATCGGTTGAAAAAGCTAAAGATGATGTATCTGGAATCGTGGCTGAAAGAAAACGCCCCAAAAGACGAAATGGATAATCGCTTGAACACGTTTCTGTACAAAGATGATTCGGATGTCAACGTAGAAAACGCTGTGTCGGACACGCTCTCCTCGCCCAACTCTCTTGACCATTGGACAGCGCCCGCTGCCAGAAAACACGAAGAAGAACTCACCAGCAAAGTCTATAGAAACCTGCTGGGAGCCATGCAAACAGAAACAGCTTACGAACACACCTACCTGGTCCAGCTGAAGGCCCGTACGATGGCGCAGTTTGCCAAGCAACGTTTGACGCTCCTTCGCTCAGTTATCTCCCCTCGCGAATCTTCGCTGCAAGACGACAAACCCTTAACGAACGTCTGGGACGACGAGGTGTCTGAGAACAAGGTAGAGGCGTCGTTCGCCCATGGCCGTTCTTCTGACGGTAGTCCTGGTCGAGACGCTCGCGTGGAGGTGAACGTTAAGGTGCCCATGGACGATCTCCCGCAGCCTCATCGGTGGCGCGACTCCCCCGAGAAAGAGCAGGGAAGGGACTCGCCCATTGTCCTTCAGAGGAGACCAG GCACTGCATTCTCCCCGTACATTGTCATCCTCATGTCCGTTTCTGACTGCATTTAA